The window TGAGCGCGCTGGCGGCGGTCAGGGCCGGGGTGCCCTGTTGCGAGCCGATCTCCGCCATGAGTGCGCCGTCCGGGGCCAGTTTGGTGCATGCCTGGGTCAGGAGCCGGCGGAGCGGTTCCAGGCCATCGCTTCCCCCGTCCAGGGCACGCCGGGGTTCGTATTGGCTGACCTCGGGCATCAGCGTGGGAAGCTCGGCGCTGGGGATGTAGGGCAGGTTGGCCAGGATGAGGTCAAAGGGGCCGGCAAAAGGCAGGAGCAGGTCGCCGGCCGCGAAGTGAACGCGCCGTTCCAGCCCCAGCCGGCGGGCGTTCGTGCGGGCGACTTCCAGGGCCGGCGCGGCATCGTCCACACCGATGACATGCAGTTCGGGGAGCGCGTATGCCAGGGCGAGGGCGATGGCGCCACTGCCGGTGCCTACATCTATGACCCGCAGGGACGCCAGGGTTTCCCGCCGGCCGGCGGCGCGCTGATTCAGCCACTGGATGGCGCGCTCGACCAATTCCTCGGTTTCCGGGCGGGGGATGAGCACCGCCGGCGTGACCAGCAGGTCCAGCCCGAAGAAGGGCTGGGACCCCAGGATGTAGGCCAGGGGCTCTCGGCGCTGACGCCGGCTCACCAATTGTTCTGCCAGTGCCTGTTCTGATGGGGTCATGATGTGTTCCGGATGTGCCAGGACCCAGCTCCGGTCACGCTGGAGCGCGTGGGCCAGGAGAAGCTCGGCATCCAGTGCTGGCGAGTCCACGCCGGCGCCGGCGAGCCTCTCCCGCGCCCATTTCAGCCATTCGGCGATGCTCGGAGAATTTCCCGAACTGCTCAATTCACCTTGGCCATTTCCATCTGTGCCAGGCGGGTGGCCTGGTCGTCGGCAATCAACGCCTCGATGAACTCGTCCAGCTCGCCGTCCAGCACATCTTCCAGCCGATAAGTGGTCAGGCCGATGCGGTGGTCGGTCACCCGGTTCTGTGGGAAGTTGTAGGTGCGGATTTTCTCGCTTCGTTCGCCTGTTCCCACCTGCTCGCGGCGCGCCTCGGAGATGGCCTGGCGCTGTTTCTCCATTTCCATATTATACAAACGGGCGCGCAGGACCGAAAGGGCGCGCAGTTTGTTCTGGAGCTGGGAGCGTTCGTCCTGACAGCTCACCACAATACCGGTGGGGATATGGGTGATGCGGACGGCGGAATCAGTGGTGTTGACGGACTGGCCGCCGTGTCCTTGGGAGCGGAACACCTCAATGCGCAGGTCGTCGGGGTTGATGTCCACTTCCACCTCATCCACTTCGGGCAGGACGGCGACGGTGGCGGTGGAGGTGTGGATGCGTCCGCTGGACTCGGTAACGGGCACGCGCTGGACGCGGTGCACGCCGCTCTCATACTTCAGGCGGGAATATGCTCCCTTGCCCTTGATGAGGAAGATGATCTCCTTGTAACCGCCGATGCCCGTCTCGTTGCGAGAGATGACCTCCACCTTCCAGCCATGCTTTTCGGCGTAGCGGGAATACATGCGGAACAGGTCGGCGGCGAAGAGGCCGGCCTCATCCCCGCCGGCGCCGGCGCGAATCTCCACGATGACGTTTTTCTCATCGCGCGGGTCCTTCGGCAGTAACAGCCGCTTCAACTGTTTGTCCAGCTCACGCTCGCGCTCTTCCAGCGCCTCCAGTTCCTCGCGCGCCAGCGACTCCAGCTCGGGGTCGTCCGCCTCGCGCAAAAGCTGGCGGGTTTTCTCGATTTCTTCCCGCAGGGCTTTGTAAGCGCGAAAGGTCTCGACGATCTCCTCCAGTTCGGCGCGCTCCTGCGCGTAGGCGATGAGCTTGTCCGGGTCGGAGGCGACTGCCGGGTCGGCCATCAGCCGGCCCAGTTCCTCGTATCGTTCCTCAATTCTTGCCAGTTTCTCCAGCATCGGTTCTCTCTCCAGGTCCCTTAGGATAGTGTGATCATGCCGCTGTCATGTCCCCATCGGTGACCGCTGGGCTAGAGAAAACCGATGCAGGCATATGTCGCGCCTCTCATTCTGCGATAATCCTCTGTACAGCAGATGCGCCGCAGTCCTCTCTGCGGCGCTTTC of the Anaerolineae bacterium genome contains:
- the prmC gene encoding peptide chain release factor N(5)-glutamine methyltransferase, producing the protein MSSSGNSPSIAEWLKWARERLAGAGVDSPALDAELLLAHALQRDRSWVLAHPEHIMTPSEQALAEQLVSRRQRREPLAYILGSQPFFGLDLLVTPAVLIPRPETEELVERAIQWLNQRAAGRRETLASLRVIDVGTGSGAIALALAYALPELHVIGVDDAAPALEVARTNARRLGLERRVHFAAGDLLLPFAGPFDLILANLPYIPSAELPTLMPEVSQYEPRRALDGGSDGLEPLRRLLTQACTKLAPDGALMAEIGSQQGTPALTAASALMPDCRARVEKDLAGLDRILIVERKGSAP
- the prfA gene encoding peptide chain release factor 1 → MLEKLARIEERYEELGRLMADPAVASDPDKLIAYAQERAELEEIVETFRAYKALREEIEKTRQLLREADDPELESLAREELEALEERERELDKQLKRLLLPKDPRDEKNVIVEIRAGAGGDEAGLFAADLFRMYSRYAEKHGWKVEVISRNETGIGGYKEIIFLIKGKGAYSRLKYESGVHRVQRVPVTESSGRIHTSTATVAVLPEVDEVEVDINPDDLRIEVFRSQGHGGQSVNTTDSAVRITHIPTGIVVSCQDERSQLQNKLRALSVLRARLYNMEMEKQRQAISEARREQVGTGERSEKIRTYNFPQNRVTDHRIGLTTYRLEDVLDGELDEFIEALIADDQATRLAQMEMAKVN